In Deltaproteobacteria bacterium, one genomic interval encodes:
- the tpx gene encoding thiol peroxidase — MPTEKERPGLVTFKGNPLTLLGEEVKVGDKAPNFKVLDNSMQPATLESYQGKIKIITAVPSLDTPVCNTETRRFNQEADKLPENVAILTISMDLPFAQARWCAAAGVEKVKTFSDYRDHSFGLAYGVLVKELKLLARSVFIVDDQDIIRYVELVPEIAQEPDYDRILNAVRALL; from the coding sequence ATGCCCACGGAAAAAGAACGGCCGGGACTGGTGACTTTCAAGGGAAACCCCTTGACCCTGTTGGGCGAAGAAGTAAAGGTGGGAGATAAGGCTCCCAATTTTAAGGTATTAGACAACTCGATGCAACCTGCGACCCTGGAATCCTACCAAGGTAAAATCAAAATCATCACCGCCGTTCCGTCCCTGGACACTCCGGTATGCAACACGGAGACCCGCAGGTTTAACCAAGAGGCGGATAAACTGCCAGAGAACGTGGCCATCCTCACCATCAGCATGGATTTACCTTTTGCCCAGGCGCGCTGGTGCGCGGCGGCGGGAGTGGAGAAGGTCAAAACTTTTTCGGATTACCGGGACCATTCATTTGGTTTGGCGTACGGCGTGCTGGTCAAGGAACTTAAGCTTCTGGCCAGGTCGGTCTTCATCGTCGATGATCAGGACATCATCCGCTATGTGGAGCTGGTGCCGGAAATCGCCCAAGAGCCGGACTATGACCGAATCCTGAATGCCGTTCGAGCCCTGCTGTAA